The Williamsia sp. DF01-3 genome has a window encoding:
- a CDS encoding aspartate aminotransferase family protein, which yields MTVSTSAGLWHGFADMGAVSTTGPFVVTKGEGVHIWDDKGNKYLDATAGLWFTNVGHGRTQIADAVANQLSTLAHYSGFGDITSDVTAALADRLSGLAPVPGSKVFFTSGGSDSIDSAVKLARRYWHEMGRPDKKIVVGRTKAYHGMHVGGTALSGLPPNRENYGDLMADAATVDWDDAKGLLGLIERVGAENIAAFFCEPIIGAGGIYLPPEGYLAEVRQICRDHDVLFVADEVVTGFGRIGGSWFASSRFDLQPDMIATAKGLTSGYVPMGAVFIAPNVAEPFYSGGAWWRHGYTYGGHAGAAAAAMANLDIIETEGLLEDAARLESDLHVALAPLADLDAVSEVRSGLGAVSAVQLEEPSRAPAAVAALRAHGVSGRAAGQGALQISPAFVMTGAQVAELAERISDALS from the coding sequence ATGACAGTCTCAACTTCTGCCGGTCTCTGGCACGGATTCGCCGACATGGGCGCGGTGAGCACCACGGGACCCTTCGTGGTCACCAAGGGTGAAGGCGTCCACATCTGGGACGACAAGGGGAACAAGTATCTCGACGCCACAGCAGGCCTGTGGTTCACCAACGTCGGGCACGGACGCACGCAGATCGCTGACGCGGTGGCGAACCAGTTGAGCACACTGGCGCACTACTCCGGCTTCGGTGACATCACTTCCGACGTCACGGCGGCGTTGGCCGACCGTCTGTCCGGCCTCGCTCCGGTACCGGGGAGCAAGGTGTTCTTCACCTCGGGCGGTAGCGATTCGATCGATTCGGCCGTCAAACTGGCGCGCCGCTACTGGCATGAGATGGGCAGGCCCGACAAGAAGATCGTGGTCGGCCGCACGAAGGCGTATCACGGTATGCACGTCGGCGGCACCGCGCTGTCCGGGTTGCCCCCGAACCGCGAGAACTACGGCGATCTCATGGCTGATGCGGCCACTGTCGACTGGGATGACGCCAAAGGGCTGCTCGGGTTGATCGAGCGGGTCGGTGCCGAGAACATCGCTGCGTTCTTCTGTGAACCGATCATCGGGGCGGGCGGGATCTACCTCCCGCCGGAGGGCTACCTCGCCGAGGTGCGCCAGATCTGCCGCGACCATGATGTGCTGTTCGTCGCCGACGAGGTGGTCACCGGCTTCGGCCGGATCGGCGGATCATGGTTCGCCTCGAGTCGCTTCGACCTGCAACCCGACATGATCGCCACCGCGAAGGGATTGACGTCGGGGTACGTGCCGATGGGAGCGGTGTTCATCGCCCCGAACGTCGCCGAACCGTTCTACTCCGGCGGTGCCTGGTGGCGCCACGGTTACACATACGGAGGTCACGCCGGGGCCGCGGCAGCAGCCATGGCGAACCTCGACATCATCGAGACCGAAGGTCTGCTCGAAGATGCTGCCCGCTTGGAGTCCGATCTGCATGTGGCGCTTGCGCCGCTTGCTGATCTGGACGCGGTCAGCGAGGTCCGCAGCGGGCTCGGTGCGGTGAGCGCCGTCCAGCTCGAGGAGCCTTCGCGGGCACCTGCTGCCGTGGCAGCTCTGCGCGCTCACGGCGTCAGCGGACGGGCAGCAGGCCAAGGCGCACTGCAGATCTCGCCGGCATTCGTGATGACAGGCGCGCAGGTGGCCGAGCTCGCCGAGCGGATCTCCGACGCCCTGAGCTAG
- a CDS encoding alkyl hydroperoxide reductase translates to MSIDNLKNALPEYAKDLKLNLGSIARTTVLKDEQLWGTLLSTAAATKNAVVLKEIADEAADTLSAEAYNAALGAASIMGMNNVFYRGRGFLDGKYDDLRPGLRMNIIGNPGVDKANFELWSFAVSSINGCGHCVAAHENTLREAGIDREAILEALKVASIVAGVAAALSTADALVG, encoded by the coding sequence ATGAGTATCGACAACCTGAAGAACGCGCTGCCCGAGTATGCGAAAGACCTCAAGCTCAATCTCGGGTCGATCGCTCGCACAACGGTTCTCAAAGACGAGCAATTGTGGGGCACCCTCCTGTCCACCGCAGCCGCGACCAAGAACGCGGTGGTGCTCAAGGAGATCGCCGACGAAGCAGCCGACACACTTTCGGCAGAGGCGTACAACGCCGCACTGGGCGCCGCGTCGATCATGGGCATGAACAACGTGTTCTACCGGGGCCGGGGCTTCCTCGACGGCAAGTACGACGACCTGCGACCCGGGCTGCGGATGAACATCATCGGCAATCCCGGCGTCGACAAGGCCAATTTCGAGCTGTGGTCGTTCGCGGTGTCGTCCATCAACGGGTGCGGTCACTGTGTGGCCGCTCACGAGAACACCCTGCGCGAGGCCGGCATCGACCGCGAGGCCATTCTCGAGGCACTCAAGGTGGCTTCCATCGTCGCCGGCGTGGCAGCCGCACTGAGCACGGCCGACGCACTCGTCGGATAG
- a CDS encoding peroxiredoxin produces MALLTIGDQFPSYNLTAVIGGDLSKVDAQQPDDYFTTISSDDHPGKWRIVFFWPKDFTFVCPTEIAAFGKLNDEFADRDAQVLGASVDNEFVHFQWRAQHEDLKTLPFPMLSDLKRELASAAGVLNADGVADRATFIVDPNNEIQFVSVTAGSVGRNVDEVLRVLDALQSDELCACNWKKGDPTINAGELLTASV; encoded by the coding sequence ATGGCTTTGCTGACCATCGGCGACCAATTTCCTTCCTACAACCTGACGGCCGTGATCGGTGGCGACCTCTCGAAGGTCGACGCCCAGCAGCCCGATGACTACTTCACCACCATCAGCAGCGACGACCACCCGGGCAAGTGGCGCATCGTGTTCTTCTGGCCCAAGGACTTCACGTTCGTGTGCCCCACGGAGATCGCCGCCTTCGGCAAGTTGAACGACGAGTTCGCAGACCGCGACGCCCAGGTCCTCGGAGCGTCCGTCGACAACGAGTTCGTGCACTTCCAGTGGCGTGCGCAGCACGAAGATCTGAAAACGCTTCCCTTCCCGATGCTTTCGGACCTCAAGCGGGAACTCGCATCGGCAGCCGGCGTGCTCAACGCCGACGGTGTCGCCGATCGTGCGACGTTCATCGTGGACCCGAACAACGAAATCCAGTTCGTCTCGGTGACGGCCGGTTCCGTCGGCCGCAACGTCGACGAGGTCCTGCGGGTGCTGGACGCACTTCAGTCCGACGAGTTGTGCGCCTGCAACTGGAAGAAGGGTGATCCGACCATCAACGCTGGTGAGCTGCTGACCGCAAGCGTCTGA
- a CDS encoding hydrogen peroxide-inducible genes activator: MADQSYQPTIAGLKAFAAVAEKRHFGSAATSLGISQPSLSQALAALEAGLGVKLVERSTRRVFLTNEGNALLPKAMFAIDAVDSFTHAAAGVTQPMTGTLRLGLIPTVAPYVLPTVLRGLSEHVPALTVRVVEDRTGPLLEALRHNSIDAAMIALPSDVPGMTEIPMYDEDFVLALPAGHPLAGAREVNPAALADLPLLLLDEGHCLREQALEVCRLAGVRPDMGPTRAASLATAVQCVEGGLGVTLIPATAERTETARGSLATARFDSPCPGRRIGLVWRVTSGREAEYRTLATLIADLVTASGAARPV; encoded by the coding sequence ATGGCCGATCAAAGTTATCAACCGACCATCGCCGGACTCAAGGCCTTTGCAGCCGTCGCCGAGAAACGCCATTTCGGCTCTGCGGCAACCAGTCTCGGTATCAGTCAGCCGTCGCTCTCCCAAGCACTCGCGGCCCTGGAGGCCGGACTGGGGGTCAAACTGGTCGAGAGGTCGACCCGGCGTGTCTTCTTGACGAACGAGGGAAATGCCTTGCTGCCCAAGGCCATGTTCGCCATCGACGCCGTTGACTCGTTCACCCACGCCGCTGCGGGAGTCACCCAGCCGATGACAGGTACTCTCCGACTGGGTCTGATCCCGACTGTCGCGCCGTATGTCTTGCCGACTGTGTTGCGCGGACTGAGTGAACATGTTCCTGCTCTGACGGTGAGAGTGGTCGAAGACCGGACGGGCCCGTTGCTCGAAGCTCTGCGCCACAATTCGATCGACGCGGCGATGATCGCGTTGCCGTCCGACGTGCCGGGGATGACGGAGATCCCGATGTACGACGAGGATTTTGTCCTCGCCCTGCCGGCGGGCCATCCACTCGCCGGTGCACGTGAGGTCAATCCGGCTGCGCTGGCTGATCTTCCGCTGTTGTTGTTGGACGAAGGGCACTGCCTGCGCGAACAGGCACTGGAGGTCTGCCGCCTCGCGGGGGTGCGTCCGGATATGGGCCCCACACGGGCGGCGTCGCTGGCCACGGCTGTGCAGTGCGTAGAAGGTGGGTTGGGGGTCACGTTGATACCCGCGACGGCCGAACGCACCGAAACTGCCCGGGGTTCACTGGCAACGGCACGGTTCGACTCGCCCTGCCCGGGGCGTCGCATCGGTCTGGTGTGGCGCGTGACAAGCGGACGAGAAGCCGAATATCGCACGCTTGCAACACTGATTGCCGACCTGGTCACCGCGTCCGGTGCTGCGCGCCCCGTGTAG
- a CDS encoding MarR family winged helix-turn-helix transcriptional regulator: MTDPQDLLSDSALTTFRLNGQFMALAEQLAEPAGLTATRWQVLGAILGEPLTVSDIARTMGITRQSVQRTADVLAAQGLVAYHDNPAHRRAKLVEATGAGRDAVRRINPGHAALAAQLCGHLGVERWEAALAGLRDLSAALESLEAAKSPN, translated from the coding sequence ATGACAGATCCTCAGGACCTGCTGAGCGATTCGGCCCTCACCACCTTTCGGCTCAACGGCCAGTTCATGGCCTTGGCAGAACAATTGGCCGAGCCTGCCGGGCTGACCGCGACCCGTTGGCAGGTGCTCGGCGCCATCCTCGGTGAACCGTTGACGGTCTCCGACATCGCACGCACGATGGGTATCACAAGACAAAGTGTGCAACGCACCGCTGATGTGCTTGCCGCACAAGGCCTCGTCGCCTACCACGACAACCCGGCCCACCGGCGGGCCAAGCTTGTGGAGGCCACCGGTGCCGGGCGCGATGCCGTGCGTCGGATCAACCCGGGGCATGCAGCTCTCGCCGCGCAGTTGTGTGGCCACTTGGGTGTCGAACGCTGGGAGGCCGCGCTTGCCGGTCTGCGGGACCTGTCCGCCGCGCTGGAGTCGCTGGAGGCGGCGAAGTCGCCGAACTGA
- a CDS encoding DJ-1/PfpI family protein has protein sequence MSSDRVTSVVHLAVYNTLADWEAGHAVAHINDPEHQKRPGHYRIRTVGPTTDVVTTAGGVRIVPDLAIGDLDPDDSAVLILPGAGAWMTGDLGDFTNAAAAFLSAGVPVAAICGATVGLARAGLLDGRRHTSNAAEALSWTGYSGAVNYVDEPAVTDTSTPGHLITAAAMQPVAFAREIFAELDLYTPEVLAAWFRLYSGDPAGYHDLMALQA, from the coding sequence ATGTCCTCAGATCGCGTGACCTCCGTCGTCCACCTCGCCGTCTACAACACACTCGCCGACTGGGAAGCCGGTCACGCCGTCGCGCACATCAACGACCCGGAGCATCAGAAGAGACCCGGTCACTACCGGATTCGTACGGTCGGACCCACCACCGACGTGGTGACCACCGCGGGCGGCGTGCGCATCGTGCCCGACCTAGCGATCGGTGACCTGGATCCCGATGACAGTGCAGTGCTGATCCTCCCCGGAGCGGGCGCGTGGATGACCGGCGACCTCGGCGACTTCACAAACGCCGCGGCCGCCTTCCTGTCAGCCGGCGTTCCCGTCGCCGCGATCTGCGGCGCGACCGTCGGACTGGCCCGAGCCGGGTTGCTCGACGGTCGTCGTCACACCAGCAATGCCGCCGAGGCGTTGTCGTGGACCGGATACTCGGGTGCGGTGAACTACGTCGACGAACCAGCGGTCACCGACACCAGCACGCCCGGCCACCTCATCACCGCCGCCGCCATGCAGCCGGTGGCGTTCGCCCGCGAGATCTTCGCCGAGCTCGACCTCTATACCCCCGAGGTCCTTGCGGCCTGGTTCCGGCTCTACAGCGGCGACCCCGCCGGCTATCACGACCTGATGGCCCTTCAGGCATGA
- a CDS encoding DEAD/DEAH box helicase, translating to MTQSAEAQPLAFPNPGDAEPDGLYTAFVDWWAARGIEVYPHQDEALLELAAGSNVIVSTPTGSGKSLIASGGLYFAAAQGRRAFYTAPIKALVSEKFFDLCAQFGAENVGMLTGDASVNAGAPIICATAEVLANIALREGADASIGIVVMDEFHYYSEPDRGWAWQVPLIELTQSQFVLMSATLGNVDFFIEDLRRRTGRDTADITGTTRPVPLEYSYSTRPVHETIEDLIAKDRAPVYVVHFTQVSAMERAQSLLSANICSRSERDAIAAEIGDFRFSTGFGKTLSKTVRAGIGVHHAGMLPRYRRLVERLAQQGLLRVVCGTDTLGVGINVPIRTVLLTGLTKYDGVRQRHLRAREFHQIAGRAGRAGYDVRGFVVAQAPDHDVENARLVAKAGDDPKKLKKIQRKKAPEGFVSWGEATFDKLIDAPPEPLRSRFGVSTSMLLEVIARPGNCFTAMRHLLEDNHETRARQRWHILRALSLYRSLVNSGVVLRLDEPDDLGRYAVLAVDLPNNFALNNPLSPFSLAAFELLDTDSETYTLDLISIVEATLEDPRPVLMGQQKVARDAAIAQMKADGVEYEERMELLTEVTWPRPLRDFIFEAFGTYQQGHPWVIDTPPRPKSILRDMIEQGMDWGDLISRYALARSEGVVLRYLTDAYRTLRQSVPNSARTDELDDVIEWLGELVRRVDSSLLDEWEQLTHPDQAIADPLASVTPPGRAPNTRATRVELRNNMFRFVNLLANRNWTALHAAYPDLDWFDETAEFFDEYGAPGAGPAARSPALFSAEADGDEWVARQVLDDPDGDHGWSIVARYSKPDTAEDEPELLDLHIQAG from the coding sequence GTGACACAGTCCGCAGAGGCTCAGCCGCTCGCCTTCCCGAATCCCGGGGACGCGGAGCCCGATGGCCTGTACACCGCGTTCGTCGACTGGTGGGCTGCGCGCGGGATCGAGGTGTACCCCCACCAGGACGAGGCGCTCCTCGAGCTCGCCGCCGGGTCGAACGTGATCGTCTCCACTCCCACCGGCTCCGGTAAGTCGCTCATCGCCAGCGGCGGACTCTATTTCGCTGCCGCACAGGGCCGTCGCGCCTTCTACACGGCGCCGATCAAAGCGCTGGTCAGCGAGAAGTTCTTCGACCTCTGCGCCCAGTTCGGCGCCGAGAACGTGGGCATGCTGACCGGGGATGCCTCGGTCAACGCCGGCGCCCCCATCATCTGCGCCACGGCCGAGGTGCTGGCGAACATCGCCCTGCGGGAAGGCGCTGATGCCTCCATCGGCATCGTGGTGATGGACGAGTTCCACTACTACTCCGAGCCCGACCGTGGCTGGGCGTGGCAGGTCCCCCTGATCGAGCTGACGCAGAGCCAATTCGTCCTGATGTCGGCGACACTGGGCAATGTCGACTTCTTCATCGAAGATCTACGGCGTCGTACCGGACGTGACACCGCCGACATCACCGGCACCACTCGCCCGGTGCCGCTGGAATATTCGTACTCCACCCGGCCCGTGCACGAGACCATCGAGGATCTGATCGCCAAAGACCGGGCGCCGGTCTACGTGGTGCACTTCACCCAGGTCTCCGCGATGGAACGCGCACAGTCGCTGCTCAGCGCCAACATCTGCAGCCGGTCCGAACGCGATGCGATCGCAGCGGAGATCGGCGATTTCCGTTTCAGCACGGGCTTCGGCAAAACCCTGTCGAAGACGGTCCGCGCAGGAATCGGGGTGCATCATGCCGGCATGTTGCCGCGCTATCGACGCCTTGTCGAACGCCTTGCCCAGCAAGGGCTTCTGCGCGTTGTGTGCGGGACGGACACCCTGGGTGTCGGCATCAACGTGCCGATCCGCACCGTCCTGCTGACCGGGCTGACCAAGTACGACGGCGTGCGTCAGCGCCATCTGCGTGCCCGCGAGTTCCATCAGATCGCCGGAAGGGCGGGCCGGGCCGGGTACGACGTCCGCGGTTTCGTGGTCGCCCAAGCGCCCGATCACGACGTCGAGAACGCCCGGCTGGTTGCCAAGGCCGGTGACGATCCGAAGAAGCTCAAGAAGATTCAGCGCAAGAAGGCGCCGGAGGGATTCGTCTCCTGGGGTGAGGCGACATTCGACAAGCTCATCGACGCTCCGCCCGAACCCCTGCGATCCCGGTTCGGTGTCAGTACGTCCATGTTGCTGGAAGTGATTGCTCGCCCGGGCAACTGCTTCACGGCCATGCGTCACCTGCTCGAGGACAATCACGAGACCCGGGCCCGTCAGCGCTGGCACATCCTTCGGGCGTTGTCGCTGTATCGGTCCCTGGTCAACAGCGGCGTGGTCCTGCGACTCGATGAACCCGACGACCTGGGCCGCTACGCCGTGCTGGCTGTCGACCTGCCGAACAATTTTGCCCTGAACAACCCGTTGTCGCCCTTCTCCCTGGCGGCATTCGAGCTGCTGGACACCGACTCCGAAACCTACACCCTCGACCTGATCTCGATTGTCGAGGCTACATTGGAAGATCCGCGTCCGGTGCTGATGGGCCAACAGAAGGTCGCAAGGGACGCGGCCATCGCGCAGATGAAGGCCGACGGGGTCGAGTACGAGGAGCGGATGGAACTCCTCACAGAGGTGACGTGGCCACGACCGCTGCGCGACTTCATCTTCGAGGCGTTCGGCACTTATCAGCAGGGTCACCCGTGGGTGATCGACACTCCCCCACGCCCCAAGTCGATACTCCGCGACATGATCGAACAAGGGATGGACTGGGGCGACCTCATCTCGCGTTATGCACTGGCCCGCAGCGAGGGCGTGGTGCTGCGGTATCTGACGGACGCTTATCGCACCCTGCGGCAGAGTGTTCCCAATTCGGCACGGACAGACGAACTCGACGACGTGATCGAATGGCTGGGCGAGCTGGTTCGCCGGGTGGACTCGAGCCTGCTGGACGAATGGGAGCAGCTGACACACCCCGACCAGGCGATCGCCGACCCGCTGGCGTCCGTGACGCCACCGGGCCGGGCGCCGAACACTCGAGCTACCCGAGTCGAATTGCGCAACAACATGTTCCGGTTCGTCAACCTGTTGGCCAACCGGAATTGGACCGCACTGCATGCCGCCTACCCCGATCTCGACTGGTTCGACGAGACCGCTGAATTCTTCGACGAGTACGGCGCTCCGGGCGCGGGGCCGGCAGCCAGGAGCCCGGCCTTGTTCTCGGCGGAGGCCGACGGTGACGAGTGGGTTGCCCGCCAGGTCCTCGACGACCCCGACGGTGACCACGGATGGTCGATCGTTGCCAGGTACAGCAAGCCCGACACCGCCGAGGACGAACCCGAGTTGCTCGACCTGCACATCCAGGCCGGATGA
- a CDS encoding proteasome assembly chaperone family protein: MDDKSTLYELEFPAPQVTGDEGDGPVLVHALEGFADAGHAIKLASDHLRQSLESELVATFSTDELMDYRSRRPLMTFTGDQFTDVAMPELTLHAVRDNNGTPFLLLSGAEPDLRWERFVAAIQGLSDRFGVSTVIGLNAIPMGIPHTRPSTITAHANDKDLIASLPRWGSELKVPASASMLLELRLGQHGLTTAGLSVHVPHYLSQAEYPAASHKLLESLGEITGLDLPTAALANAAEKVRSQVDAEVSGNQEVESVVAALETQYDTFNQAQQEKTSLLAAEGDLPTGDELGAELERFLATQTGDAGSDRNSDDDPGQAGDGTAG; encoded by the coding sequence ATGGACGACAAGTCCACGCTCTACGAGCTCGAGTTTCCAGCGCCACAGGTAACCGGCGATGAGGGTGACGGACCGGTATTGGTCCACGCGCTGGAGGGTTTCGCCGACGCGGGCCACGCGATCAAACTCGCGTCGGACCACTTGCGGCAGAGTCTGGAATCGGAATTGGTGGCGACATTCTCCACCGACGAACTGATGGACTACAGATCGCGCCGTCCGTTGATGACGTTCACCGGGGACCAGTTCACCGACGTGGCGATGCCCGAGCTGACGCTGCATGCCGTGCGCGACAACAACGGCACACCGTTCCTGCTGCTCTCCGGCGCCGAGCCGGACCTGCGCTGGGAACGGTTCGTCGCTGCCATCCAGGGCTTGTCGGATCGGTTCGGGGTGTCCACCGTGATCGGTCTCAACGCCATCCCGATGGGGATTCCGCATACCCGGCCGTCCACCATCACCGCGCATGCGAACGACAAGGACCTGATCGCTTCGCTGCCCCGGTGGGGCTCGGAATTGAAGGTTCCCGCCAGCGCGTCGATGCTGCTCGAACTCCGGTTGGGACAGCACGGTCTGACCACTGCCGGACTCTCCGTCCATGTGCCGCACTATCTTTCGCAGGCGGAATACCCCGCCGCGTCGCACAAGTTGCTCGAGTCGCTCGGCGAGATCACCGGACTGGATCTGCCGACGGCCGCACTGGCCAACGCCGCGGAGAAGGTCCGCAGCCAGGTCGACGCCGAGGTGTCGGGCAACCAGGAGGTCGAGTCTGTGGTCGCTGCGCTCGAAACGCAGTACGACACCTTCAACCAGGCGCAACAGGAGAAGACATCTCTGTTGGCCGCCGAGGGCGATCTGCCCACCGGCGACGAGCTCGGGGCCGAACTGGAACGGTTCCTCGCCACCCAGACCGGGGATGCCGGCAGCGACCGCAACTCAGACGATGATCCGGGCCAGGCGGGCGACGGCACTGCCGGCTGA
- a CDS encoding S-(hydroxymethyl)mycothiol dehydrogenase has translation MAEQVRGVVSAGKGAPTTIETITIPDPGPRDVVVRILACGVCHTDLAYREGGINDDYPFLLGHEASGIVETIGDQVTHVEPGDFVVLNWRAVCGVCRACKRGRPWYCFDTFNASKPMTLQDGTELTPALGIGAFADKTLVHEGQCTKVAPDADPAVVGLLGCGVMAGIGAAMNTGGVGRGDSVAVIGCGGVGDAAIAGARLAGATKIIAVDRDARKLEWATSLGATHTIDGSVTDDVVTAIQDITDGNGADVVIDAVGRPETYKTAFYARDLAGVVVLVGVPTPEMTLEMPLVDFFSRGGALKSSWYGDCLPERDFPMLVDLYQQGRLPLELFVTERVGLDDVEAAFSKMEAGEVLRSVVIL, from the coding sequence ATGGCAGAGCAGGTGCGTGGTGTGGTCTCGGCAGGAAAAGGGGCCCCGACCACGATCGAGACGATCACGATCCCCGATCCAGGCCCCCGCGACGTGGTGGTACGCATCCTTGCCTGCGGCGTGTGCCACACCGACCTCGCCTACCGCGAGGGCGGCATCAACGACGACTACCCGTTCCTGCTGGGACACGAGGCCTCCGGCATCGTGGAGACCATCGGTGATCAGGTCACCCATGTCGAACCCGGCGATTTTGTCGTACTGAACTGGCGCGCCGTATGCGGTGTGTGCCGAGCCTGCAAGCGTGGTCGCCCCTGGTACTGCTTCGACACGTTCAACGCGAGCAAACCGATGACCCTGCAAGACGGCACCGAGCTGACCCCCGCACTCGGTATCGGCGCGTTCGCGGACAAGACGCTCGTTCACGAAGGACAGTGCACCAAGGTCGCCCCCGATGCCGATCCGGCCGTGGTCGGATTGCTGGGTTGCGGTGTCATGGCCGGCATCGGAGCCGCGATGAACACCGGTGGCGTCGGCCGCGGCGACAGCGTCGCGGTGATCGGATGCGGTGGAGTAGGCGATGCCGCCATCGCGGGCGCCAGGCTTGCCGGCGCGACCAAGATCATCGCGGTCGACCGCGATGCCCGCAAACTGGAGTGGGCGACCTCTCTCGGCGCCACCCACACCATCGATGGTTCTGTGACCGACGATGTCGTCACCGCCATCCAGGACATCACCGACGGCAACGGTGCCGACGTGGTCATCGATGCGGTCGGCCGTCCCGAGACGTACAAGACCGCGTTCTACGCGCGCGATCTGGCAGGTGTCGTCGTGCTCGTCGGGGTGCCGACGCCGGAGATGACCCTGGAGATGCCACTGGTCGACTTCTTCTCTCGCGGCGGGGCCCTCAAGTCGTCCTGGTACGGCGATTGTCTGCCCGAGCGTGACTTCCCGATGCTTGTCGACCTGTACCAGCAGGGCAGGTTGCCACTCGAGCTGTTCGTCACCGAGCGCGTCGGACTGGACGACGTGGAAGCCGCGTTCAGCAAGATGGAGGCCGGCGAGGTCCTGCGTTCGGTGGTGATCCTGTGA
- a CDS encoding MBL fold metallo-hydrolase, with translation MTVRVDHVVTSGTFSLDGGTWDVDNNIWLVGDDSEVVIIDAAHSSAPIIEAVAGRTVKAVLLTHGHNDHITVAPELSRTLDAPMKMHPGDRMLWDQTHADVAPEELADGQKISVAGTDLVVINTPGHSPGSSCIYAPELGVLFSGDTLFSGGPGATGRSFSDFPTIIESIRTKIFTLDPGTKVHTGHGDSTAVGTESPHLEEWIKRGS, from the coding sequence GTGACCGTTCGCGTCGACCACGTCGTCACCTCGGGCACGTTCAGTCTCGACGGCGGTACGTGGGATGTCGACAACAACATCTGGCTCGTCGGTGACGATTCCGAGGTCGTCATCATCGACGCCGCACATTCGTCGGCGCCGATCATCGAGGCGGTCGCCGGACGTACGGTCAAGGCCGTGCTGCTCACCCATGGCCACAACGACCACATCACGGTGGCCCCCGAGTTGTCGCGCACGCTCGATGCCCCGATGAAGATGCACCCCGGTGACCGGATGCTGTGGGACCAGACGCACGCCGATGTCGCTCCGGAGGAACTGGCCGATGGTCAGAAGATCAGTGTCGCGGGCACCGACCTCGTCGTGATCAACACCCCGGGTCACTCGCCTGGTTCGTCGTGCATCTACGCACCAGAACTCGGTGTGCTGTTCAGCGGCGACACTCTCTTCTCGGGCGGACCCGGCGCAACCGGTCGCTCGTTCTCGGACTTCCCGACGATCATCGAGTCGATTCGGACCAAGATCTTCACGTTGGATCCAGGGACGAAAGTGCACACCGGACACGGTGACTCCACCGCGGTGGGTACCGAGTCGCCACACCTCGAAGAATGGATCAAACGCGGGAGCTGA
- a CDS encoding GYF domain-containing protein gives MNISLPDEITSAMTRGVARGVEEGGFLNNVGDLGRYQQGRAADAMLAAAQNPGGGAMGDMMSAGMGVALGSQMAGQFGGQAQQANVAAPQGPPPLPGAVTFHIDNGGQPAGPYTVAQLQGAVASGQFTGATLVWTQGMPGWAQAATVPALAGLFATPPPIPTTTPSV, from the coding sequence ATGAACATCTCGCTGCCCGACGAGATCACCTCGGCGATGACGCGTGGTGTCGCCCGCGGCGTCGAGGAGGGCGGCTTCTTGAACAACGTCGGCGACCTGGGCCGCTATCAGCAGGGCAGAGCCGCCGACGCCATGCTCGCCGCAGCCCAGAACCCCGGTGGGGGTGCAATGGGCGACATGATGTCGGCCGGGATGGGCGTGGCGTTGGGCAGCCAGATGGCCGGCCAGTTCGGCGGGCAGGCGCAGCAGGCGAATGTGGCTGCGCCACAGGGGCCTCCACCGTTGCCCGGGGCCGTCACGTTCCACATCGACAACGGCGGTCAGCCGGCGGGTCCCTACACCGTCGCCCAGCTGCAGGGTGCGGTCGCGTCGGGGCAGTTCACCGGGGCGACTCTGGTGTGGACCCAGGGCATGCCCGGATGGGCGCAGGCGGCGACCGTTCCCGCTCTTGCCGGCCTGTTCGCGACCCCGCCACCCATCCCGACCACCACACCATCGGTGTAG